The DNA window CCAATATTTGATGTGCTCTTGTTACAGATTATTGTCATGTACCTCCAGGTCCTGGAGTGTGAGAAGGATACCAAGCTCGTTCAGACTGCCTGGTTTGTGTTTTAATTTGGGATttgatttgtgtttcaattttgTTTTCCATATTGAAAGATTTACTGAATATGTTGTATATCATATtggaaataaaatatttttacatttctTTGTTCTCCCCAGGAACTACATGAATGACAGTTTGAGGACAGATGTGTTTCTAAGGTTCAGTGCTGAGACTGTAGCCTGTGCTTGTATCTACCTGTCGGCTAGATCCCTACAGGTAAGCATAACTTGTACAACTGAATCACATGGTAGTCTTGAACATACTTTACTTAGAATTCAATTGACTGTCACTTACTCGTGCACACACCACGCTCACCAATACAGTCATATAAGATCTCATCAGATCCAAGATCTGCAATGGTAAACAGAAGTGATGGTTTTCACTAACATCTACACATTTGTATTCTACAAACGGATAGATCTGTGAATTATGCTCCTTTCTTAAAATCACACCTGCAGATTCCAATGCCGGACCAGCCCCCGTGGTTCTTGTTGTTTGGGGCATCAGAGGGGGACCTCAGGGAGATCTGCGGGCGGATTATGAGGCTCTATTCCCTGCCACCTGTCTccttccccagcctcctccagaaGGTGGATGAGTGTCGACAGGCCCTAGATGCCCTAGCTGCCAAGGCCAAATTGTGTGAGGGGGTGTCACTGTTGGCTGTGGGCACACCGACCCTTGACATCCCCTCaagcttctctccttcctccaaagCAGGTAAAACGCAAAGCTTCTTTGGTGTCTTTTCCTAAGGATTCTTACATCTTGTCCAATCATTTTTGGTATAGAATAACGTTGATGTTTGATCCTAACTTGTTGACTGATGGTTACCTCTCATCCTTTttcttgactctctctctcttgccttctCCTTAAGTGTCCCCTGTTGTAGCACAGCCGAATAAAGAGTCTTCGCTGTCTCAGCTTGCCCTAAAAAATGTATGCCGAAAACTCACAAATGGAGATGGGTATGTCCTGTAGACTTTATTTGGAAAACCCTGTTTAAAATAGATGACTgaagacattttgtatttgtcATGCCTTTCTTTTATTAAATGTGAATGTTACTTAAAATGTTGataaaatatttttactgttttctgtcttttctcCACTCTTACAGGAAGACAAAATTGAGTCGAAGTGATGAAAGAAGAGAGACTCATTCCATCACCCCTCCGAGACGCAGGTAAGGCGGAACTACTTGGAACTCGATAGTTTATAGCTGCTTGTAACTCCCACAAACAGACAGGTATCTATGACAAATCTCTGGTATGTCTTGGTACTTCTGGGAGTCCCATCTCATCGTTGTTAAAATGAACCAGTAAATACCAGCAGATACTGGATTGTAGACAAGTTGCTAGGCAACAAACCCATGTTAATGTTTTTGTGTCTTCTGTCCTTTTCAGACGCAGTCGTAGCGTGTCGTCTACCTCACGCTCCATCTCTCCCATTCAACGGAAAAAACAGCTAACTCAAGGGAGGGATCGAGACAGAGATCGGAaacgagaaagagagcgagaaagggagCGAAGGAGAGAGCGCGGacgaggaaggagggatgaattCTCACACAGAAGATGACCTACAcatggtgacatggaataaCAAATCATGGACCAAATACAAAGCCTTATTTCTTAGTTTTATCAAATACTTCACTTTTGTACATTGTCTTCATTTCATGGTGATTTGGGAAACTATGCTCTGCGATCATAGGCCAAAGCTGAACAATATTTTGGAATAAAAGTGTTTCTTAGACAATGTCTTGTTTGGTGAATTTTGAAACACTTTCAGAAACCTGTAGAAGAGTAAAGTATTAGCAAACAGCAAAAGTTTATATATTTACCATTACCTTCAAAAACAGTTCTACCCCCTAAGGTGTTAATAGCTGTAGAGGAAGCATGTTTCAATTAGTCTTGGTAGGGCTCTTGTGGTTTATCAATGTGCGTACTCAACTATTCAACCCTCTATTTCCCCAGTCCCCTCGGTGTACAGTAGCTCTGACCTAGCAGAGCTAAGACCACCAGGGATACACCCTACTGTCACTCAAGGTAGATGTTATGATCTCACAGTGTCCATGGTGATTTTATTTCTGGAGGTTGCTGTCATGTTAACGTCAGACTAAAGGGGGAAGGTCCTATTTGTATGGCAGGAATTGTTGAAAAATCCTTTTCAGAGTTGTCTTTGATGAGAATGCATATATACTGACTATGCTGAGCTGTATGTGCAGGGTTTCTTATTTGGACTAAAAACGACAAGTTATTCTAGAGGATGTGTATATGGACACTGAAATGTTATGTCAGAATTGTATTCAAACTAACAGGATGTCTGAGTTGGAGCCAGTGGGAATGGGGCTCCGTGTTACAGTGTCCCCCATTCAAACAGCCTTCTACATCCTCCTGGTGACGTTGGGCATTATGGGAAACACCTTTGTGATTGCTGTGATTGGCAGGAGTCTTTTCACAGACCCTGGCGGAGGTCGTAACTCAGACATCATCTTGATAAACATGGCTCTGTCCAACCTGCTGGTGTCAATATTAAGGAACTCTCTGCTGGTCATCTCAGACCTGGGACTGGAGGTAGGATGGTTGGGACTGTGAATGAAAGTTGTGGAAAAGTTTGGGGTTTGAAGGGATTTGGGTCCTGGACCAAAGGTAGACTGGAAGAAAGTAAAAGACTGTTAGACCTGGAGACCTTGGATTTGGGAGATTGGGGATCTGAGATTTAGGAATTGAGAAATGAATGATGTGTAAGAAACCTTAAGAACTATATCTGGCAATTTGGTAAAGCATCATTCTTAACTATTATTAGTGTTAAATTGCTATTTGTAGAAATCCTGATAATTACTTCTACAATGGCACATTCACCTACAACAAATCTATCAGAATTTtggacaaacacactcatgaaGACTCACTTTAAACCACCTCTCATCCCTTACAGCTATACTCCTCCAAAATATTTTGTCAACTCCTcatgggggtgtgggtgtggcttCGATCGGCCAACGTGTGGTCCACACTGTACCTCAGCGCCTTCCACTTCCAGACCCTACGTCGCCTGGCTCCTTCCGCAGGACACATCGGTCTGCAGCGCGGAGCTCCCAAATCCTTACTGCTGAGTCTGAGTCTTATCTGGTTCCTCAGCTACATCTACTCCATCCCTGCTCATGTGTTCTCCACCAGGGGAAACCAGAACAGCACAGAGGTAAGACTCATAGCGGAACAATCAGAAATCCCCATATCATTCACTTATCCTTTCTATTGCATGTAATGTTGTTTGATTGTGGTATTCTTacttctcttctttctccgtcaGACACTGATGATGGTAAGCAGCACCACACGCCCtctgctgggctgtgtgtggaaCTTCCCCTCTGCTTATAGTGGGCTGGCCTATGCCACCACCTCCATGGTGATCCATGAGATTGTGCCTATCATTCTCATGGCCATCACCAACCTGGGCTCCCTCTACACGCTCTACTCCCATGTCAGGACACGCAAGTCCTCCAATCAAGCCCAGATTGCCCCCATCATCAAGAGGGTGCCGGCTGAGAAGAGAGCCGCCAAGGTAGGTGTCAAGGAGGAGAATGTGTGCACGATTAACACGTGAGCATTCAAAATGTACTGTTCTTACaacttctttcttctctctagTTTGAACAATATAAACCTCACCATGAGTAGATTAGCAATAAACCAGTTTGCAGATCTCtcatctcccatctccatcCTTTCACTTCtattcatccctctcttctcctcttttgtatttcatttcatttttttttattgtccctccctttctccttgtcttttCTCCTTCCATGTgcattcctctctcccctctgtttcttttaaaaccctgctcttcctctcctgtctttccaGGTGATTCTAGCTTTGATCATGCTCTTCATTGTATCCTGGGGGACAAGCATCATCTCAGTCAACTACTTCAACTACAACCGTGGCTCATCCGCTGACTTCCTGTTGGTCCTAGCTCGCTTCGCTAACATCATCTTCATTGCCTTGTCACCCATGGTGTTGGCTGTAGGTCATCGGGGACTACGATCATTCATCAAGTCTGTGCTGACTCACTGACAGATCCTACACTACAgcattctgtctttctctatacACTGTCAGATGATAAAATTGAATTAGTTCTGAGATTTTCGCCCTCTATCAAAATGTTTTGTGTTGATTCCGGTCTCTGCAACAAAACCCATTTacttgtgtttttctgcagCACACATTTCTGTTTTGAAGATAAGCTGACCAAGTTCGATGTTGTCAAATTATCtaacaaataaatgtgaacTGTCTTATTACTTGTAAAGATGATTTAATTTTAACATTTCTTCAACTGAGACAATGTATGTAGCCCATATACCTTTAAAAATGTTCAATCCCAAATGTtctttttgtatttattgtatCAATGAGGGAGTTAACATCTTGCGTAACTAGTCTAGTAGCAGGTTAAAAACGTGTTGAGGTAGAATTATCAGGGGCCCCTTTGACACTGACAACCCTGTGCACAAGACAGTTACTAATTTCTGACTCAATTCATTTCCATTCCCTTTATTTATCCAAAGGAAATGCAAGTCTTCAGGTAATACCATTTATACAATTACAGAACAAGTAAAAAGTAaaagtacttactgtaagtcgctctggataagcgcgtctgctaaatgactaaatgtaaaatacagAGGTACCACATATAATACACACAATAGTAGCAATTGAATATCAGAATAATTGAAGCTACTCGATCCACCTCGGATTATTTAACAGAATGAATGTAGGTTACAATATCTGACACACTTTTTTGAAAATTGTAAATCTGTCCCCCCTATGTTTTACCAatgaaaattatatttaaaggACGCATTTCTcaattattaaaaaaatactgTCTCACCTATATCTGAAACCAAACCTATGCCTCTGATAAagactaaataaatacatgtaagatAATATTGTTTATTACTTTCTGAACTCTAGAAcacaattcctgtatgaaatccAAAATCTAACTTATTGCTTGACATTGCCAGTTGATAGTCATGTCtattcatgtcatgttcatgtcAATTGTAAATTTGAAATAGTGAAAATTACTGTTATGGTCACAGGGAATTTAATGTGTTGTAGAACATTAAGTCAGGTCAGTTTATAACCCTGTGTCATGTTTGGTGGAAATTAATAAAGGTACAAGTGCCAATTTTGTTAAAGTTTCAAGTGATTAAAGGTTTAAATACCTGGGAAGTACTTTTAAGTGACCTACTACTAGAGTTTAGTAACaagaaataacagttacagccCAAACCTTCAACACAAGTCACTGTCCGAGGCAGGCATTTCATCCAAACCTAACACAAGTCACTGTCGGAGGCAGGTATTTTGTTAATCAAGCTACAAACAAAGGTTTTCACAACATTTCAATTAGTCTTGGTAGTTAATCTCTTGTGTTCTATAAACATGCATACACAGCTCTCTATTCCCCCAGTGAAGAACCCCCAGTCCCCTTAGTGAACAGCAGCTCTGACGTAAGCATATGGACCAGGGACCTCTTTATTGTCACTCAAGGTAGACGTTATGATCTGGTAATGTCCATGGTGATTTTACTTTAAGAGGTAGGGCTTGCTGTCATGTAAATGCAAGACAAGTACGGGAACGTCCAACCAAACTTACTACATACAAAGTTCAGGGAGCACTCAGATCACTTTAGGGTTAGATATTATGAGAATGCTTATATTTGAGTGTATGTATGATAATATATCTGTAAAAAGATTCAAATCAGGACTAAAAGCTACTAGCTGATCTAAATATTCAGTTATTTGAAAACCCTCTCTGTTTGAATCAAAATGCAAGCATGACTAGTGGTAAGATGCTTGGACACTAAAGTGTTCTGTCTGACTTGCATTCTGGCTAAGGATGGTGGAGGAGCATCAATTGGAAGCTGCGGGGATGGGGCTGCGTGCCAATGTGTCCACCTTCCAGACCACACTGTACATCATCCTTGTACTGCTGGGCATCATGGGAAATACCACAGTGATTTCTGTGATTGGCAAGAGTGTGTTCAAAAGCAACGGTGGAGGTCATAACTCGGACATCATTCTGATAAACATGGCTCTGTCCAACCTGATGGTGTCCCTGGTGAGGAACGTGCTGCTCGTCATCTCAGACCTGGGACTAGAGGTaggggggctgggactgggaaaGAAAGCTGTGGCGAGGATGATGTTAATCTGGGTCGGCAAGAGATATAAAGGGTGTTGAGATGTGGGGTTGGTGGACTGGAATTGTGTTAGTCTTGGAACTAGTGGAACAAACTATTGGTAAATAATTTGAAATGTGGGCAGAACAGATATAAGTCTTGAATATCGCTATGGTCAACATTATCAACTAGAGACAGCGACTGTTTGCAAAGAGAATGAGATGTTCAAGAAAGGTCACAATCTTTATTTTATGCAAATTATGCACACAAACAGGGTTTGACATAAAGGCTTGTCCAAGTGGAAAGCTGAACTAAGTTCAACAAGTAAAAAACGTAAAATGTTGATAGGTTTACATTTCAGGAAAATGTGCAGCTTTATTTTATGTTGGCTAGTCAGTTATTTCTGCTGGAAGCAAACTAATGTCTTCACACGTACAGTACATAGATTGACATTTCGCAGCTGCAAAAACTTAAAATAATCCCTCCAAAGTCTTTGAATATGTAAAATTGCAAAAAAGGTTTACATTCCCGTCTTTTTTTCTGGGAATGGACCCCCATAACCCCCCTTTTAATTAtcccccaccaccatcatcattttTTACACGACACCCATGGTTGAAGTTACGCAGTGATTGTTAATTTCAAGACCTGATTCAGACATTTCGGTAAGTAATATATTTACCAACTGACGACGTTGTAATTGGATCATTCATTAACTCAATTCAGTTTTGGTAGCGCGCAACCTCCCTCGGGACTTGTAGTGCTTACCGTACAGTCCCATCCTTCATGGGAAACGTGATGTGTAGCCGTACGTACATCCTTTTTCGTTTCGTTATTACCTGCATGCATTTCCATTCACCTACAACCCGGTAACAtttattaaaatattaaatCAATAACTTGGTCTACTCTTCAATGTACTCCCGGCAGGGGAGATTCTAGgatcagcccccaatgagaatgagaCGTGGATaaagtgccttgcaaaagtttTAAACCCCCTTAAAATAAGTCCCAATCTTCATGACATCAGCATCAAATAAAACGATAATGATGTGTCAACAATAAATAAACCTTGttttaacacgttagagcacaAAAGCTTATttaagataataataataattcaattttttaaaattttgattaattttatttttaggggtgctgagatgaaatttaggTGCACTTGAGTACCCATAAAAAGAGTCCAAAATCTCCACTGACTCCCGGTATGTTCACTGCATCATTGAATGTGTTGGTTTATGCTTTAGTGATTTCAGTCATAACAAGTGATGTGTCTTTAAAACCGGCAAAGGGCCACATTAGAATTAGGTGATTATTTAAGCCTAACCCGAAATACAACGAACTAAGCTATTTTCTATTTGAGTGGATCAAACAGCTTTAATATCGGCATTTGAAATTGTAGCCTATGATTAAACCAATTACGCAATAGAAAATGTATGATGGACCTGTTCTTAACATTCCAGGCTAGATAATCCGACATCCAAACACATGAACAGATCACATTTTCATCTTCTCCAGCTATACTCTTCCAAGGTGTCTTGTCAATTCCTcatgggggtgtgggtgtggcttCGAACTGCCAACGTGTGGTCCACACTGTACCTCAGCGCCTTCCACTTCCAGACCCTACGTCGCCTGGCTCCTTCCGCAGGACACATCGGTCTGCAGCGCGGAGCTCCCAAATCCCTACTGCTGAGTCTGAGTCTTATCTGGTTCCTCAGCTACATCTACTCCATCCCTGCTCATGTGTTCTCCACCAGGGGAGACCAGAACAGCACAGAGGTAAGACTCATAGCGGAACATTCAGAAATCCCCATATCATTCACTTATTCTTTCAATTGCATGTAATGTTGTTTGATTGTGGTATTCTTacttctcttctttctccatcAGACACTGATGCTGGTAAGCAGCACCACACGCCCtctgctgggctgtgtgtggaaCTTCCCCTCTGCTTATAGTGGGCTGGCCTATGCCACCACCTCCATGGTGATCCATGAGATTGTGCCTATCATTCTCATGGCCATCACCAACCTGGGCTCCCTCTACACACTCTACTCCCGTGGCAGGATACACAAATGCTCCAATCAAACCCAGATTGCCCCCACCATCAACAGGGTGCCAGCTAAGAAAAGAGCTGCCAAGGTAGATGGCAGGGAGTCAAATGTATGCACTTTTAACAATGAGCAGTAATTCATAGTTCTGACAATTTATCTCTCTAGTTTGAATATATATGATGCAAACCACAAGTGAATTAGCAATACTGTATATGAACACTATATCAGCAATATTTAGCAAGATATCAGAAGGCAGATATTTCATCTCTCTTCAGACGTCTTTTACCTCCTTTatctttcctcttcttctttcaCTTACTTGAATTTTTTACCGCTTTAaattcctttcttttctttcggACTTCTCTACacccttctttctcctctctcctcttcttgaCTCAATTTCCCTTTGTTCCTTTTCTCCTTGTTTCTCCTTgcactttcctctcccctctgtttCTTCTGAacccctgctcttcctctcctgtctatCCAGGTGATTCTAGCTTTGATCATGCTCTTCATTGTATCCTGGGGGACAAGCATCATCTCAGTCAACTACTTCAACTACAACCGTGGCTCATCCGCTGACTTCCTGTTGGTCCTAGCTCGCTTCGCTAACATCATCTTCATTGCCTTGTCACCCATGGTGTTGGTTGTAGGTCATCGGGGACTACGATCATTCATCAAGTCTGTGCTGACTCACTGACAGATCCTACACTACAGCTTGCATTCATGAAGCCCATAAAGAAGATTGTCACATGTACTTTCtccctatatatttttttgtgttagTTCCGGTCTTAGCTAACAAGTCTAATAACCCTGATGTCTCAAATCTGATCCCTGAGAAACAAAACGGAAACCTTTTGTGGAAAAAACCGAGGCTACATTATAGGATTGTTGAATTACTGTAAATTAAAAAGTGATCTTTCATGTGAAAGAAATTATTCATTTTGAATACATGAAGTATGTAAATTAACTTTTCAAATGTATCAAGTCAATGCATTATGATTGCAATGCTACTTAAAACCATATAATTATACATTTGGATTTCAAATGAAAGGTCAGGATCCATTGATGGCCTGGTAGCCGGGGTGAAATCGGAAAGCTCCCTCTATGAGCGTGACAtacccaccaccacaccacagagagaggggcagccAAGCATGACAtacccaccaccacaccacagagagaggggcagccAAGCATGACAtacccaccaccacaccacagagagaggggcagccAAGCATGACAtacccaccaccacaccacagagagaggggcagccAAGTACCACACAGTACCTGCTTTTCTTCTTTTAAAGAGTTGTTTATAGCACTTTCACTGAAAAGGTTATAGCACCACCGGTACTGAGTGTAATAATGTTCATTATCAACATTGACAACATTATTGTCCATATTATGGCTGTGGAATTTAAGGCCCAAGGACAGATTGGTGACCTCTGACTCAATTTAACATAAATGGTGCTGTACTATATTACCACAGACTTGTACAATATCCTTTTCCATaggttttgttttccttttgtaAGTTGCCTTTACCGTAATTCAATGTGATTCACTGTAATATTTTTTGAATATTGGTGATGTTTTTTATATTATCAATGAACTGACCCGCTAGAAATTAGTAACAAGAAGTGTCAAGCATTTAAGCAGTTTTTAAGCAACCAAAAGTTTTTCAATTAACCTTGCTAGTTAGTCCCTTGGGTACAATACCTCTGACCTCATAGATCATTGGGCCCCCCAGGAACAGATGCTAACTGCTGCTGTTGTAGCAGCAACCATAGTATTGATCTGGTGCTGTCCATGGGGGATTTTGCATAAATTTTATATAACTTCTGGAGGTAGAGCTTTTGCTTTCATGTACACCAGGTGCAAGGGGAACATCCAACTCACAACCTGGAAAGATCAGGGAGCATCCGTAAATATTTTGGTTCAACTACACCAATGGGACTGCTCCAATTTAACTATATAAAGTAAGTTACTAAATGTCAAAATATATGTGAAGAAAATCACATTTGGACTAGAAGCTCTCCCAGAAGATTGATTTAGCATAATTAATGGAAATCTTTTGAATCTAAATGGGAACGGCACCACTGTCATGATGCATGGACACTGAAGTGTTTGTCACAGGTATAATCCGGTTGATCGTGGAGGAGTGTCAATTGAAGACTGCAAACGGCACTTCTTGTCATTATGTACCCCTTCCAGACCACACTGTACATCATTCTTGTACTACTGGGCATCATGGGAAATACCACAGTGATTTTTGTGATTGGCAAGAGTGTGTTCAAAAACACCGGTGGAGGTCATCACTCGGACATCATTCTGATAAACATGGCTCTGTCCAACCTGATGGTGTCCCTGGTGAGGAACGTACTGCTCGTCATCTCAGACCTGGGACTAGAGGTaggggggctgggactgggaatGAAAGCTGTGTAGAGGATGATGTTGGTCTGGGTGAGCCAGagatattacagtttttttacaTTCGCTGACCAAATACAGTAAACaatacaccatgtctaccaaaacactaacacatgttctttttcaacaggaacatttagtcaatcatagcacaatgtcacaaaaacactaacattagatggaattacagaaactgcattcttttatatgtcaggtctcacagtatatggatcatagattgtgtcttgcaatgcagtttcttttgaagcctctctacatttttgttttgttaggtttagtaaatgcatgtattttgtttattttgctgcagaaattcgGAACAAAAAgtgaatgacccatctcagagtagctttatagaatgtacggtgaCTGTGTAGAAAAAAaggagacagaaacataattgctgcagtaaaggcagCAAGTAAATTTGCATCAGGACATTACTacaagaaatatgcaatgtTTAGTACATTTATAGTATTTTATCAGTTACCCAAGCTCTGGCCCTTGTCTGAGCACCACCAtgcattctaactcctctcccttgcccttgtcccatTCCTCTCCCTCGTGCAAGCATTACTGTATTGTTACTTTctttgtgttgctctatattgttctttttccacacaagatcatcCCATAGAGGTCTTCTTTACTGTATATACCACATGGTCATGCGATtaaaagaacctcaacacctgagtgtttcctagttgggaatcagctgtgatttgtTTGCATAACTTccaccagctgtttctcagtagcattGGAATACACTACTACAGTAAAATATAGGAGATATATTTGTTtgaattcacaatatgaacagctgttgacttgactttagccaataagttatgtaggttttgaacatgatgttatcggTTCTCAcatacagtgtgaaagcattggtaaattgtgCTGTAAAAATCGATCGATCGAATTTTGGTCTtagttgagcttgtgtgtaaaagaagttcaagcatttgaaatttgtgtttactagatgcattttgtgtcaaaccaacaagaaatgtgttactgTAACTttatagccaacacagacggatgttgtgctaactgtgtcaagagtttaggaaacttgttaaaagtaTAGAAAaattgtcatagcgattgtaaaatatacaaaaatacTGTAAGGTTGTTGGGATTTGAGGGAAGTGGCTTATTTTTTGGAGATTTTTTTATATAGTTGAAGAAGAAGATACAGAATGATGTAGCATCCACCTGATTGAACAATTCTGTCCTCACGGGCATTGTGCACTagtatgtgaatgtgtctgtatgtatttaCATAGATATACTATTCATTTGTACAAAAACATGTATCTATGCTTATAGACCTTTGTGATTTATGTAACATGCAAATATGTATGCTTCATGTAACTTGAGTTATTAAGATTTCAATAAAAAACAGTATCCTCTTAAGGGCCGCAGTGGCAGTTACAAAAAACTACGGAATCCACGTTCACTTGCAGTCTTAACCCACTTTCAATCTTCTCCAGCTATACCCTTCCAAGGTGTCTTGTCAATTCCTcatgggggtgtgggtgtggcttCGAACTGCCAACGTGTGGTCCACACTGTACCTCAGCGTCTTCCACTTCCAGACCCTACGTCGCCTGGCTCCTTCCACAGGACACATCGGTCTGCAGCGCGGAGCTCCCAAATCCTTACTGCTGAGTCTGAGTCTTATCTGGTTCCTCAGCTACATCTACTCCATCCCTGCTCATGTGTTCTCCACCAGGGGAGACCAGAACAGCACAGAGGTAAGACCGACACCTGAACAGTCAGACAGTGGTAGATGATACATAACAAGCCCATTATGTGGGTTTTGTGCTTGTCCTGCATGTACTCTTTTCAGAATGTTGTTCTAGTCActtgtctcctctcctttcagacGCTAATGCTGGTAAGCAGCACCACACGCCCtctgctgggctgtgtgtggaaCTTCCCCTCTGCTTATCGTGGGCTGGCCTATGCCACCACCTCCATGGTGATCCATGAGATTGTGCCTATCATTCTCATGGCCATCACCAACCTGGGCTCCCTCTACACGCTCTACTCCCATGGCAGGACATCCATCTCAAACGTGAACGCCCCCATCATGAAGAGGGTGCCAGCCGAGAAGAGAGCAGCTAAGGTTGTGCATAAATTGCGTGGTTCTCTTTGTGAACACTTCACTCTCACTTttgttctctccccctctgtttgctccctctctcttcttcttcctcatctaATCACTCTCCTCgacctctttcttctctttctagGTCATTGTAGCTCTCACCATGCTCTTTATTTCATCCTGGGGGACCAGCATGATCTCAGTCAACTACTATAACTACAGCCGTTCTACAGGCAACTCCTCTATGGTCCTACTGGTCTTAGCTCGCTTCGCCAACACAGCCTTCATTGCCTTATCACCCATCGTGTTGGCTGTAGGTCACAGGGGGCTACGGTCGTTCATAAAGTCTGTTTTGATTCACTGACAGAACCACATAGTGTACTCACCCTTACAAGAGCTGATGTTACTTGGATGTCAATGCTAAATTATATAAACATATCTAGCCTACTTCTTGACTGTCTGTTTGTGGTTCTTTATTGAGAATGAACATGAAAAAATGTATCTGAGCTTCAGGATCACCTAAAGGGTGATCAATTAAGAGTCAGATACTGACATTACAAATGATTTTTAATCACATATAAAACAATACTTATTCATTTACACACTCATCTAGTTACATTTGTTTACCAGTTGTACATTTCCTTTGCCACTTGTGCTACAATGATAACTTATTTTGAACAACAACAATAGTTGGTTTCACCTTTTTCCCAGTAGTCTCTGAAGCTTTGATCTCTTTCTCAGCTGTGTCCCGTTGTCGACATTTGACCACATCACCCCACTCCTTGAACATCCCTATGATTCTCTTTCTC is part of the Hypomesus transpacificus isolate Combined female chromosome 9, fHypTra1, whole genome shotgun sequence genome and encodes:
- the LOC124471652 gene encoding cyclin-L1-like; the encoded protein is MQPTIDMRIPGEGILVGDKVYSGVTLTLDNCLLPPERLLKSPSAEHGLSPDTEEQLRIRGCEMIQAAGILLRLPQVAMATGQILFQRFYYCKSFVRHCAEMVAMACVHLASKIEEEPRRVRDVLNVFHHLKHRKSGKRTQVPMPLDAGYISMKAQVIKAERRVLKELGFCVHVKHPHKIIVMYLQVLECEKDTKLVQTAWNYMNDSLRTDVFLRFSAETVACACIYLSARSLQIPMPDQPPWFLLFGASEGDLREICGRIMRLYSLPPVSFPSLLQKVDECRQALDALAAKAKLCEGVSLLAVGTPTLDIPSSFSPSSKAVSPVVAQPNKESSLSQLALKNVCRKLTNGDGKTKLSRSDERRETHSITPPRRRRSRSVSSTSRSISPIQRKKQLTQGRDRDRDRKRERERERERRRERGRGRRDEFSHRR
- the LOC124471653 gene encoding olfactory receptor class A-like protein 4 — its product is MDTEMLCQNCIQTNRMSELEPVGMGLRVTVSPIQTAFYILLVTLGIMGNTFVIAVIGRSLFTDPGGGRNSDIILINMALSNLLVSILRNSLLVISDLGLELYSSKIFCQLLMGVWVWLRSANVWSTLYLSAFHFQTLRRLAPSAGHIGLQRGAPKSLLLSLSLIWFLSYIYSIPAHVFSTRGNQNSTETLMMVSSTTRPLLGCVWNFPSAYSGLAYATTSMVIHEIVPIILMAITNLGSLYTLYSHVRTRKSSNQAQIAPIIKRVPAEKRAAKVILALIMLFIVSWGTSIISVNYFNYNRGSSADFLLVLARFANIIFIALSPMVLAVGHRGLRSFIKSVLTH
- the LOC124471250 gene encoding olfactory receptor class A-like protein 4; the encoded protein is MGLRANVSTFQTTLYIILVLLGIMGNTTVISVIGKSVFKSNGGGHNSDIILINMALSNLMVSLVRNVLLVISDLGLELYSSKVSCQFLMGVWVWLRTANVWSTLYLSAFHFQTLRRLAPSAGHIGLQRGAPKSLLLSLSLIWFLSYIYSIPAHVFSTRGDQNSTETLMLVSSTTRPLLGCVWNFPSAYSGLAYATTSMVIHEIVPIILMAITNLGSLYTLYSRGRIHKCSNQTQIAPTINRVPAKKRAAKVILALIMLFIVSWGTSIISVNYFNYNRGSSADFLLVLARFANIIFIALSPMVLVVGHRGLRSFIKSVLTH
- the LOC124471965 gene encoding olfactory receptor class A-like protein 4, with the protein product MYPFQTTLYIILVLLGIMGNTTVIFVIGKSVFKNTGGGHHSDIILINMALSNLMVSLVRNVLLVISDLGLELYPSKVSCQFLMGVWVWLRTANVWSTLYLSVFHFQTLRRLAPSTGHIGLQRGAPKSLLLSLSLIWFLSYIYSIPAHVFSTRGDQNSTETLMLVSSTTRPLLGCVWNFPSAYRGLAYATTSMVIHEIVPIILMAITNLGSLYTLYSHGRTSISNVNAPIMKRVPAEKRAAKVIVALTMLFISSWGTSMISVNYYNYSRSTGNSSMVLLVLARFANTAFIALSPIVLAVGHRGLRSFIKSVLIH